A window of the Pseudomonas gozinkensis genome harbors these coding sequences:
- a CDS encoding IS4 family transposase, whose translation MAKLALEQAIAPEWVDQVFEEHRQRQYSRELLFSTIIKLMSLVSLGLKPSLHAAARQLEDLPVSLAALYDKISRTEPALLRALVTGCAQRLAPTIRELGCTAMLPGWQVRVVDGNHLASTEKRLGALRHERGAARPGFSVVVYDPDLDQVIDLQACEDAYASERVCVLPLLADAESGQVWLADRLYCTLPVMEACEQVKTSFVIRQQAKHPRLIQEGQWQEPVPVSTGTVREQIIQVRGGYQCRRVELTLHSPTDSGDSSLMFWSNLPDSVSAQQIAELYRRRWSIEGMFQRLEAILESEIETLGSPKAALLGFATAVLAYNVLAVLKRSVEQAHQASQPEGWEASTYHLAVQVRSGYEGLQIALPSECFPVVPLEKLAQRLLELARNIQPKQVAKSPRGPKVPKPKTWVQGAAVHAHVSTDRVIKAAKTKRP comes from the coding sequence ATGGCCAAATTGGCGCTGGAGCAAGCTATTGCCCCTGAGTGGGTCGATCAGGTCTTCGAAGAGCATCGGCAACGGCAGTATTCTCGTGAGCTACTGTTCTCGACCATCATCAAGCTGATGTCCCTTGTTTCATTGGGCTTGAAGCCATCCCTGCACGCTGCGGCGCGGCAACTGGAAGATCTTCCTGTCAGCCTGGCGGCCCTCTACGACAAGATCAGTCGTACCGAGCCAGCTCTGTTGCGCGCCCTGGTCACGGGCTGTGCACAGCGCCTGGCTCCAACGATCAGGGAGTTGGGTTGCACGGCGATGCTGCCGGGTTGGCAGGTTCGGGTGGTGGACGGTAATCACTTGGCATCCACTGAGAAACGACTCGGGGCTTTACGCCACGAGCGAGGCGCCGCTCGGCCCGGTTTTTCGGTGGTTGTCTACGATCCCGACCTGGATCAGGTCATCGACCTGCAGGCGTGTGAGGATGCCTACGCAAGCGAGCGTGTTTGCGTGTTGCCTCTCTTGGCCGATGCCGAGTCGGGCCAAGTGTGGCTGGCTGATCGACTCTATTGCACGCTCCCGGTTATGGAGGCTTGCGAACAGGTCAAAACCTCCTTTGTCATTCGCCAACAAGCCAAGCATCCACGCTTGATTCAGGAGGGGCAGTGGCAAGAACCAGTGCCTGTGAGTACGGGCACTGTGCGTGAGCAGATTATTCAGGTCAGAGGCGGTTACCAGTGTCGGCGTGTCGAACTGACGCTTCACTCGCCAACGGACTCGGGTGACAGCAGCTTGATGTTCTGGAGCAATCTGCCTGACAGCGTCAGCGCGCAGCAGATCGCGGAACTCTATCGCCGCCGCTGGAGCATTGAAGGCATGTTCCAGCGACTGGAAGCAATCCTGGAAAGTGAAATCGAAACCCTTGGTAGCCCAAAGGCTGCCCTGCTCGGGTTTGCTACTGCGGTTTTGGCCTACAACGTCCTGGCCGTACTCAAGCGAAGCGTCGAGCAAGCCCATCAGGCTTCCCAGCCTGAGGGCTGGGAAGCCTCAACCTATCACTTGGCGGTTCAGGTCCGCAGTGGCTATGAAGGTCTGCAAATTGCGCTGCCCTCGGAATGCTTTCCCGTCGTACCTCTGGAAAAACTGGCCCAGCGCTTGTTGGAACTGGCCAGAAACATCCAGCCAAAACAAGTTGCCAAAAGTCCCCGGGGCCCCAAGGTGCCCAAACCCAAAACATGGGTGCAAGGCGCTGCGGTGCATGCGCATGTTTCAACGGACCGGGTAATCAAGGCCGCCAAAACGAAAAGACCTTGA
- a CDS encoding CbtB domain-containing protein, with protein sequence MSIISSTGSNSDKISSTTTLSQRLTAAVCASILGACLVYFAGFSHIEAVHNAAHDTRHSAAFPCH encoded by the coding sequence ATGTCGATCATCAGCAGCACCGGCAGCAATTCGGACAAGATCTCCAGCACCACCACCCTGAGCCAACGCCTGACCGCCGCCGTCTGCGCGTCGATCCTCGGTGCGTGCCTTGTGTATTTCGCCGGTTTCTCGCACATCGAAGCGGTGCACAACGCCGCGCACGATACCCGCCACAGCGCCGCGTTCCCTTGCCACTGA
- a CDS encoding CbtA family protein, giving the protein MIKRIAQTAGFTGLLAALLLTLLQSFWVSPLILQAETFEKAEPVAEVHEHAAGTAAHTHDAEAWEPEDGWQRVVSTTGGNLVVAVGFALMLAGLYTLRAPTKTSQGLLWGLAGYATFVLAPTMGLPPELPGTAAADLASRQMWWIGTAASTAVGLALIAFSRNWLMKILGVAILAVPHVIGAPQPQVHSMLAPEALEAQFKIASQLTNVAFWLALGLISAWLFRRKSEGQYHA; this is encoded by the coding sequence ATGATCAAGCGTATTGCGCAGACCGCAGGTTTCACCGGCCTTCTGGCCGCCCTGCTCCTGACGTTGCTGCAAAGCTTCTGGGTGTCGCCGCTGATTCTGCAGGCCGAAACCTTCGAGAAAGCCGAGCCGGTTGCCGAAGTTCACGAACACGCCGCCGGCACCGCCGCCCACACCCACGATGCCGAAGCCTGGGAGCCGGAAGACGGCTGGCAACGCGTGGTTTCCACCACCGGTGGCAATCTGGTGGTTGCCGTGGGTTTTGCCCTGATGCTGGCGGGTCTGTACACCCTGCGTGCGCCGACCAAAACCTCTCAGGGCCTGCTCTGGGGTCTGGCCGGTTATGCGACCTTCGTGCTCGCGCCGACCATGGGCCTGCCGCCTGAACTGCCAGGCACTGCCGCCGCGGATCTGGCCTCGCGGCAGATGTGGTGGATCGGCACCGCCGCCTCCACCGCTGTCGGCCTGGCCTTGATCGCGTTCAGCCGTAACTGGCTGATGAAGATCCTCGGCGTGGCAATCCTTGCCGTGCCGCATGTGATCGGCGCGCCACAACCGCAAGTGCATTCGATGCTTGCCCCGGAAGCCCTCGAAGCCCAGTTCAAAATCGCTTCGCAGCTGACCAACGTGGCGTTCTGGCTGGCCCTGGGCCTGATCAGCGCCTGGTTGTTCCGCCGCAAAAGCGAAGGTCAGTACCACGCATGA
- a CDS encoding cobalamin biosynthesis protein codes for MTDDSAAPTFVVGLGCQRGCPASTLRALLDQALQAHRIDLEKVKALASIDLKRDEPGLQELAAQLALPLLYFSSEELASYQQRLSHHSQIAFERTGCYGVAESAALALAEQLISGPAKLLISRQKYAQATLALAGAA; via the coding sequence ATGACCGATGACAGCGCAGCGCCGACCTTCGTGGTCGGCCTGGGCTGCCAGCGCGGCTGCCCGGCCAGCACGCTGCGCGCATTGCTCGATCAGGCGTTACAGGCGCATCGGATTGATCTTGAGAAGGTCAAGGCGCTGGCCAGCATCGACCTCAAGCGTGATGAACCCGGTTTGCAGGAGCTCGCCGCCCAACTGGCGCTGCCCTTGTTGTATTTCAGCAGCGAAGAACTGGCCAGTTATCAGCAACGCTTGAGTCACCATTCACAGATCGCCTTCGAACGCACCGGCTGCTACGGCGTAGCAGAAAGTGCCGCTCTGGCACTCGCCGAACAGTTGATCAGTGGCCCGGCAAAACTGCTGATTTCCCGGCAAAAGTACGCCCAGGCGACACTGGCATTGGCCGGCGCTGCGTAA
- the cobM gene encoding precorrin-4 C(11)-methyltransferase has translation MTVYFIGAGPGDPELITVKGQRLIRSCPVIIYAGSLVPTAVLEGHCAETVVNSAELHLEQIVELIKTAHAKGQDVARVHSGDPSLYGAIGEQIRYLRELDISFEIIPGVTATAACAALLGAELTLPDISQSVILTRYADKTAMPVGEELGSLAQHGATMAIHLGVNHLEKILAELLPHYGADCPIAVIHRATWPDQDWVTGTLEDIAAKVAAKGFRRTALILVGRVLGSDHFSESSLYRAGHAHLYRP, from the coding sequence ATGACCGTTTACTTCATCGGCGCCGGCCCCGGCGACCCGGAATTGATCACTGTCAAAGGCCAGCGGCTGATCCGCAGTTGCCCGGTGATCATCTATGCAGGCTCGCTGGTGCCGACGGCAGTGCTGGAAGGTCATTGCGCTGAAACCGTGGTCAACAGCGCCGAACTGCACCTGGAGCAGATCGTCGAGCTGATCAAGACCGCCCACGCCAAGGGCCAGGACGTCGCGCGCGTACATTCGGGCGATCCGAGCCTGTACGGCGCCATTGGCGAGCAGATTCGTTATTTGCGTGAGCTGGATATTTCGTTCGAGATCATTCCCGGCGTAACCGCCACTGCCGCTTGCGCTGCTTTACTGGGTGCCGAACTGACCCTGCCGGACATTTCGCAGAGCGTGATTTTGACCCGTTATGCGGACAAGACCGCGATGCCGGTTGGCGAAGAGCTCGGCAGTCTTGCGCAGCATGGGGCGACCATGGCGATTCATCTGGGCGTCAATCATCTGGAAAAGATTCTGGCTGAACTGCTGCCGCATTACGGCGCGGATTGCCCGATCGCGGTGATTCACCGGGCGACGTGGCCGGATCAGGACTGGGTGACGGGGACGCTGGAGGATATTGCCGCGAAGGTGGCGGCCAAGGGGTTTCGGCGTACGGCGTTGATTCTGGTTGGGCGGGTGTTGGGTAGCGATCACTTTAGTGAGTCATCGCTGTATCGCGCGGGGCATGCGCACCTGTATAGACCGTGA